The proteins below are encoded in one region of Streptomyces marianii:
- the snpA gene encoding snapalysin, whose protein sequence is MRHPERRPRALLSAALGLGLAAALAFAAPATAAPAPDAASPAVPTGPAAAYNGSAEDARATKAFFDAVVKSVAEKRAQNPGAQAVTVVYSAGSAPSFRSQIASSTRIWNSSVSNVRLLEGSSPDFRYYEGNDPRGSYASTDGHGRGYIFLDYRQNQLYNSTRVTAHETGHVLGLPDHYSGPCSELMSGGGPGTSCQNAYPNAAERTRVNQLWANGLAAALAKVS, encoded by the coding sequence ATGAGACACCCCGAGCGACGCCCGCGGGCGTTACTCTCCGCCGCACTCGGTCTGGGCCTCGCCGCCGCCCTGGCCTTCGCCGCACCCGCCACCGCCGCCCCGGCTCCCGACGCCGCGAGCCCCGCCGTCCCCACCGGCCCGGCCGCGGCGTACAACGGCTCCGCAGAGGACGCCCGCGCGACCAAGGCGTTCTTCGACGCGGTGGTGAAGTCGGTCGCCGAGAAGCGGGCCCAGAACCCGGGCGCCCAGGCCGTCACCGTCGTCTACAGCGCCGGCAGCGCGCCGAGCTTCCGCTCCCAGATAGCCAGCAGCACGCGGATATGGAACAGCTCCGTGTCGAACGTGCGGCTGCTGGAGGGCTCCAGCCCGGACTTCCGGTACTACGAGGGCAACGATCCGCGCGGCTCGTACGCCAGCACCGACGGGCACGGCCGCGGCTACATCTTCCTCGACTACCGGCAGAACCAGCTGTACAACTCCACCCGGGTCACCGCCCACGAGACCGGCCACGTGCTCGGGCTCCCCGACCACTACTCCGGTCCGTGCAGCGAACTGATGTCGGGCGGCGGTCCCGGCACCTCCTGCCAGAACGCGTACCCCAACGCGGCCGAGCGGACCCGGGTGAACCAACTCTGGGCGAACGGCCTCGCTGCGGCCCTCGCCAAGGTCTCCTGA
- a CDS encoding DUF6304 family protein, whose product MSTESTDVWTGWYRDRRGAEAIALAIAPSGPRVSTRIRGTEYEGPSFAALGAAESGERLSGCVLEWDMPLPVVLDGAAERATLSCLLTLGEAGPEGTPGRVDLNLTLHFGGAAYESGVADGDFDEALGRIRRQLPEGADLGRKLLESA is encoded by the coding sequence ATGTCAACGGAGTCGACGGACGTGTGGACCGGCTGGTACCGGGACCGCCGGGGTGCGGAGGCGATCGCGCTGGCGATCGCCCCGAGCGGGCCCAGAGTGAGCACCCGCATCAGGGGAACCGAGTACGAAGGGCCGAGTTTCGCCGCCCTGGGCGCTGCGGAATCGGGCGAACGCCTGTCCGGTTGCGTCCTGGAATGGGACATGCCGCTGCCCGTCGTTCTGGACGGGGCGGCGGAGCGGGCCACGCTCAGCTGCCTGCTGACCCTCGGCGAGGCCGGGCCCGAGGGCACGCCCGGCAGGGTGGATCTGAACCTCACCCTGCACTTCGGCGGGGCGGCGTACGAGTCCGGGGTGGCCGACGGCGACTTCGACGAAGCGCTCGGGCGGATCAGGCGGCAGCTGCCTGAGGGTGCCGACCTCGGCCGGAAGCTGCTGGAGAGCGCCTGA
- a CDS encoding dihydrofolate reductase family protein, whose translation MRHLTYFIACSIDGFIGDPGGDASSMFGFVDEDYLEFLKSEYPETIPVQGREALGVQNSPNRHFDTLVQGRASYQLALDAGITSPYAQLREYVASRTLEESPDTGVEIIADDLVGRVRALKAEDRGLGIYLCGGSQVAGELLDEIDELVIKTYPQVYGSGMPMFGAGFAVTDFTLDWVRTFGNGVLVRKYRRKR comes from the coding sequence TTGCGTCACCTCACGTACTTCATCGCCTGCTCCATCGACGGCTTCATCGGAGACCCGGGCGGCGACGCCTCGTCCATGTTCGGCTTCGTCGACGAGGACTACCTGGAGTTCCTGAAGTCCGAGTACCCCGAGACCATCCCCGTCCAGGGGCGAGAGGCACTGGGCGTCCAGAACTCCCCGAACAGGCACTTCGACACCCTGGTCCAGGGCCGGGCCAGCTACCAGCTGGCACTCGATGCCGGGATCACCAGCCCCTACGCCCAACTGCGCGAGTACGTCGCCTCGCGCACGCTGGAGGAGTCGCCCGACACGGGCGTCGAGATCATCGCCGACGACCTGGTCGGCAGGGTGCGCGCCCTCAAGGCCGAGGACCGCGGGCTCGGCATCTACCTCTGCGGCGGCTCGCAAGTCGCCGGCGAACTGCTCGACGAGATCGACGAACTGGTGATCAAGACCTATCCGCAGGTCTACGGCAGCGGTATGCCCATGTTCGGTGCCGGATTCGCCGTCACCGACTTCACCCTGGACTGGGTGCGCACCTTCGGCAACGGGGTGCTCGTACGGAAGTACCGCAGGAAGCGGTAG
- a CDS encoding GNAT family N-acetyltransferase: MGVRTRQAGERDRGTVVRLLDEAFMYDPVSSWVFPDEAHRRRVHGVFLGVFLDIALAEGRVDMTEDGAAAALWLQVPAEAPEEEDDTPARMREIADPGNERAELVGRLTGAVHPQGRAHEYLLLVAVSPERQGEGLGTALLSPALERCDREGLPAYLEASSARSTRLYERLGFAFTDRTVQLPDGPLMWPMWREPAAPGPEGASRTLAP; the protein is encoded by the coding sequence ATGGGTGTACGGACACGGCAGGCGGGGGAGCGGGACCGTGGGACGGTGGTGCGGCTGCTCGACGAGGCGTTCATGTACGACCCGGTCAGCAGCTGGGTCTTCCCCGACGAGGCCCACCGCCGCCGGGTGCACGGGGTCTTCCTCGGGGTCTTCCTCGACATCGCCCTCGCCGAGGGGCGGGTCGACATGACCGAGGACGGAGCCGCCGCCGCGCTCTGGCTCCAGGTGCCCGCGGAGGCGCCCGAGGAGGAGGACGACACCCCGGCCCGGATGCGGGAGATCGCCGATCCCGGCAACGAGCGGGCCGAGCTCGTCGGCCGGCTGACCGGTGCCGTCCATCCGCAGGGCAGGGCGCACGAGTACCTGCTGCTGGTCGCCGTATCCCCGGAGCGGCAGGGCGAGGGGCTCGGCACGGCCCTGCTCTCGCCCGCCCTGGAGCGGTGCGACCGCGAGGGGCTGCCCGCCTACCTGGAGGCGAGCAGTGCCCGCAGCACCCGTCTCTACGAGCGGCTCGGTTTCGCTTTCACGGACCGTACCGTCCAGCTGCCCGACGGCCCGCTGATGTGGCCCATGTGGCGGGAGCCCGCCGCGCCGGGGCCCGAGGGCGCGAGTCGGACGTTGGCTCCGTAG
- a CDS encoding family 2 encapsulin nanocompartment cargo protein polyprenyl transferase produces MTSPDAAATDAHEAARLLERTRDAVDPRLRDTVESLPGSMRRVAMYHFGWEHADGTPAAGAAGKAIRPALVLAAARALGGDPQQAVRAAAAVELAHNFTLLHDDVIDEDATRRHRPTAWTVFGTPDAIVAGDAMLALALRLLAEDRHPAAAAASARLAACVIELCAGQQADCAFEQRGPREVSLDECLAMATAKTGALLGCACALGALYAGAGEEEITAMDAFGREAGLAFQLIDDLIGIWGDPDRTGKPAGADLAAHKKSLPVVAALGSGTEAGAELAELYAGPMGAGAVARAADAVERAGGRDWAQLQAADRMARAVQQLSRAVPDLEAAEDLLSLAEFVTRRSR; encoded by the coding sequence ATGACCAGTCCGGACGCCGCCGCCACCGATGCCCATGAGGCGGCGCGGCTCCTGGAACGCACCCGCGACGCCGTCGATCCCCGGCTGCGGGACACCGTCGAGTCCCTTCCCGGCTCCATGCGCCGAGTCGCGATGTACCACTTCGGCTGGGAGCACGCCGACGGCACGCCCGCCGCCGGTGCGGCGGGCAAGGCGATCCGGCCCGCCCTGGTGCTCGCCGCCGCCCGGGCGCTCGGCGGGGACCCGCAGCAGGCGGTGCGTGCCGCCGCGGCCGTCGAGCTGGCGCACAACTTCACCCTGCTCCACGACGACGTGATCGACGAGGACGCGACCCGCCGTCACCGACCCACCGCCTGGACGGTGTTCGGCACCCCGGACGCCATCGTCGCGGGCGACGCCATGCTGGCCCTGGCGCTGCGGCTGCTCGCGGAGGACCGGCACCCGGCCGCGGCGGCGGCCTCGGCGCGGCTCGCCGCCTGTGTGATCGAGCTCTGCGCCGGCCAGCAGGCCGACTGCGCGTTCGAGCAGCGTGGGCCGAGGGAGGTCTCGCTGGACGAGTGCCTCGCCATGGCAACGGCCAAGACCGGGGCGCTGCTGGGCTGTGCCTGTGCTCTCGGCGCGCTGTACGCGGGGGCGGGGGAGGAGGAGATCACCGCGATGGACGCCTTCGGGCGGGAGGCGGGGCTGGCCTTCCAGCTGATCGACGACCTCATCGGCATCTGGGGCGATCCGGACCGCACGGGCAAGCCCGCGGGCGCCGATCTGGCCGCGCACAAGAAGTCGTTGCCGGTGGTGGCCGCCCTAGGTTCGGGCACCGAGGCGGGGGCGGAGCTCGCCGAGCTGTACGCCGGGCCGATGGGCGCCGGGGCGGTCGCTCGGGCAGCCGACGCGGTGGAGCGGGCCGGCGGCCGGGACTGGGCCCAGCTGCAGGCGGCGGACCGGATGGCCCGGGCCGTGCAGCAGCTGTCGCGTGCGGTGCCGGACCTCGAGGCGGCGGAGGACCTGCTCTCGCTGGCGGAGTTCGTCACCCGCCGGAGCCGCTGA
- a CDS encoding family 2B encapsulin nanocompartment shell protein → MSVGSVGSVGDEVREGGQDAALPQQSLGTAAARNLATTTKSAPQMQEITSRWLLRMLPWVQVQGGTYRVNRRLSYSVGDGRVTFVQTGSQVEVIPAELGELPPLRGYDDEAVLRELAQRCRQVRFAPGDVLAAKGEAADRVFLLAHGRVEQIGTGPYGDEAVLGVLADGSYFGDRSLVDGDAVWQFTARAGTACVALELARQDVLTLADRAESLAGHLRSAVSVPHQRTNKYGEAAIDLSAGHVGEAVVPHTYVDYEAAPREYELSVAQTVLKVHSRVADLYNQPMNQTEQQLRLTVEALRERQEDELVNNRQFGLLANCDYGQRLQPHDGVPGPDDMDELLSRRRGSKLFLAHPRAIAAFGRECSRRGIYPDTVDIGGSRIPAWRGVPIFPCNKIPISDARTTSIICMRTGEEDQGVVGLHQTGIPDEIEPSLSVRFMGIDEQAIISYLVTAYYSAAVLVPDALGVLENVEVSRWR, encoded by the coding sequence ATGTCGGTTGGTTCGGTTGGTTCGGTTGGTGACGAGGTGCGTGAGGGCGGCCAGGACGCGGCACTGCCACAGCAGAGTCTCGGTACGGCAGCCGCACGGAACCTGGCGACCACCACCAAGTCGGCGCCCCAGATGCAGGAGATCACCTCCCGGTGGCTGCTGCGGATGCTGCCCTGGGTCCAGGTGCAGGGCGGCACGTACCGGGTGAACCGTCGGCTCAGCTACTCGGTGGGCGACGGGCGCGTCACCTTCGTCCAGACGGGCAGCCAGGTCGAGGTCATCCCGGCCGAGCTCGGCGAACTGCCGCCCCTGCGCGGGTACGACGACGAGGCCGTGCTGCGCGAACTGGCCCAGCGCTGCCGGCAGGTGCGGTTCGCGCCGGGTGACGTACTGGCGGCGAAGGGCGAGGCGGCGGACCGGGTGTTCCTCCTGGCGCACGGGCGGGTGGAGCAGATCGGCACCGGCCCCTACGGCGACGAGGCCGTGCTCGGCGTCCTCGCCGACGGTTCCTACTTCGGTGACAGGTCGCTGGTCGACGGCGACGCCGTCTGGCAGTTCACCGCCCGGGCCGGCACCGCGTGCGTCGCGCTGGAGCTCGCCCGGCAGGACGTGCTGACCCTCGCGGACCGCGCCGAGTCCCTCGCGGGCCATCTCCGGTCCGCGGTGTCGGTCCCCCACCAGCGGACCAACAAGTACGGGGAGGCCGCCATCGACCTCTCCGCCGGCCACGTCGGCGAGGCCGTCGTCCCGCACACGTACGTCGACTACGAGGCCGCCCCCCGCGAGTACGAACTGAGCGTCGCCCAGACCGTGCTGAAGGTCCACAGCAGGGTCGCGGACCTCTACAACCAGCCGATGAACCAGACCGAGCAGCAGTTGCGGCTGACGGTCGAGGCGCTGCGCGAGCGGCAGGAGGACGAGCTCGTCAACAACAGGCAGTTCGGGCTCCTCGCCAACTGCGACTACGGCCAGAGGCTGCAGCCGCACGACGGCGTGCCGGGGCCGGACGACATGGACGAGCTGCTGTCCCGGCGGCGCGGTTCCAAGCTCTTCCTCGCCCACCCCAGGGCCATCGCCGCCTTCGGCCGGGAGTGCAGCAGGCGGGGCATCTACCCGGACACCGTCGACATCGGGGGGAGCCGCATCCCCGCCTGGCGCGGTGTACCGATCTTCCCCTGCAACAAGATCCCGATCTCGGACGCCCGGACCACCTCGATCATCTGCATGCGTACGGGCGAGGAGGACCAGGGGGTGGTCGGCCTGCACCAGACCGGCATCCCCGACGAGATCGAGCCCAGCCTCTCCGTCCGCTTCATGGGCATCGACGAGCAGGCGATCATCTCCTATCTGGTCACGGCCTACTACTCGGCGGCGGTTCTGGTGCCGGACGCCCTCGGTGTGCTGGAGAACGTCGAGGTGAGCCGCTGGCGCTGA
- a CDS encoding N-acetylmuramoyl-L-alanine amidase: MAPPMSADSFLDALRDEGLTVVQVGDWRTHNRNHKGPWGPVHGVMIHHTVTRGTADTVRICRDGYAGLPGPLCHGVIAKDGKVHLVGYGRANHAGLGDDDVLRAVIAERALPPDDEANTDGNRHFYGFECENLGDGRDPWPEVQLEAIEKAAAAVCRRHGWNARSVIGHLEWQPGKIDPRGFTMNAMRARITERLS, encoded by the coding sequence ATGGCCCCACCCATGTCCGCGGACAGCTTCCTCGACGCCCTGCGCGACGAGGGGCTGACGGTCGTCCAGGTCGGAGACTGGCGCACCCACAACCGCAACCACAAAGGCCCCTGGGGCCCCGTGCACGGGGTGATGATCCATCACACCGTCACCAGGGGTACCGCGGACACCGTACGCATCTGCCGTGACGGCTACGCGGGCCTGCCCGGTCCCCTGTGCCACGGCGTCATCGCCAAGGACGGCAAGGTCCACCTGGTCGGCTACGGCAGGGCCAACCACGCCGGGCTCGGCGATGACGACGTGCTGCGCGCCGTCATCGCCGAGAGAGCGCTCCCTCCCGACGACGAGGCGAACACGGACGGGAACCGGCACTTCTACGGATTCGAGTGCGAGAACCTCGGCGACGGCAGGGACCCCTGGCCGGAGGTCCAGCTGGAGGCCATCGAGAAGGCGGCCGCCGCCGTCTGCCGGCGCCACGGCTGGAACGCCCGGTCGGTGATCGGGCACCTGGAGTGGCAGCCGGGGAAGATCGACCCGCGGGGCTTCACGATGAACGCCATGCGCGCGCGGATCACGGAACGGCTCAGTTGA
- a CDS encoding 1-aminocyclopropane-1-carboxylate deaminase/D-cysteine desulfhydrase: MNVFDLAALRPRLPSPLEPVADERFARHGVRLLLKRDDLIHPDLPGNKWRKLAPNLRAAAGRPVLTFGGAYSNHLRATAAAGRLLGFPTVGVVRGDELAGKPLNASLTACAADGMRLHFVDRATYRRTSEPEVLAELLERIGEREGCWIVPEGGSNALAAQGCTELGRELRGRADVAAVACGTGGTLAGLAAGLGGGARALGFPVLKGGFLGERTSALQMEAFGGPAGDWSLDERFHFGGYARVPPALDAFARDFEARHGLPVERLYVAKMLYGLVALAGEGAFPPGTTVAAVITGRPQSAASR; this comes from the coding sequence GTGAACGTGTTCGACCTCGCCGCCCTCCGGCCCCGGCTGCCCTCCCCCCTGGAACCGGTGGCGGACGAGCGGTTCGCGCGGCACGGCGTCCGCCTGCTGCTCAAACGGGACGACCTCATCCATCCGGACCTGCCCGGCAACAAGTGGCGCAAGCTGGCGCCGAACCTCCGCGCGGCGGCCGGCCGGCCCGTGCTCACCTTCGGCGGCGCCTACTCCAACCATCTGCGCGCCACGGCCGCCGCGGGGCGACTGCTCGGCTTCCCCACGGTCGGCGTCGTCCGGGGCGACGAACTCGCCGGGAAGCCCCTCAACGCGTCCCTGACCGCCTGCGCCGCCGACGGTATGCGGCTGCACTTCGTGGACAGGGCCACCTACCGCCGCACGTCCGAACCGGAGGTGCTGGCGGAGCTCCTGGAGCGCATCGGGGAGCGTGAGGGGTGCTGGATCGTCCCTGAGGGCGGCAGCAACGCCCTCGCGGCGCAGGGCTGTACGGAGCTCGGCCGGGAGCTGCGCGGCAGGGCCGACGTGGCCGCCGTGGCGTGCGGGACGGGCGGGACGCTCGCGGGGCTCGCCGCCGGACTCGGGGGCGGAGCGCGGGCCCTGGGCTTCCCCGTGCTCAAGGGGGGCTTCCTCGGCGAACGGACAAGCGCCCTCCAGATGGAGGCCTTCGGCGGACCGGCCGGCGACTGGTCGCTCGACGAGCGGTTCCACTTCGGCGGCTACGCCCGTGTCCCGCCCGCCCTCGACGCGTTCGCGCGGGATTTCGAAGCACGTCACGGGCTGCCCGTGGAACGTCTCTATGTCGCCAAAATGCTCTATGGACTCGTCGCCCTCGCGGGCGAGGGCGCGTTCCCGCCCGGGACCACCGTCGCCGCGGTGATCACCGGCCGGCCTCAGTCCGCGGCCTCACGGTAG
- a CDS encoding Na+/H+ antiporter: MEALSVVALVAASAAIAGIARRTVVPAPLLLVAVGLVASYLPGVPEYTLDPHIVLPLILPPLLHIAAVDSSYLDLRANIRPIALLSVGYTLFATLVVGWVAHLVVPGLPLTAALVLGAVVAPPDAVAATAVARKLRLPGRITTILQGESLVNDATAITAYRVALAAAVGEGITWGEGVLMFLVAAAGGIGVGLVLMVPIHWLRTHLGEPLLQNTLSLLIPFVAYAAAEHVHASGVLAVVVVALFLGHRSWQVDFATRLQEEAVWRMVAFILESAVFALIGLQLAHVVRGLGSFSVREAAWYAVVVFVVVVVSRFVWVFPGTFVPRMLSKRIREREPGVDWRTPVIVGWAGMRGVVSLAIAFSIPILTADGEPFPARNLILFLTFTTVIGTLVVQGLSLPALIRALRLPERDPRSVTLAEAQAQSEASRAAEQRLEELVADPGNALPEPLLDRLRTVLERRRNSPWERLGAVNPATGESADDTYRRLTREVIQAEREVFVRLRDERRIDDEMMRALLRRLDLEEAAAYREAAD; encoded by the coding sequence ATGGAGGCATTGTCGGTGGTGGCGCTTGTCGCGGCGAGCGCCGCGATCGCGGGGATCGCCCGCAGGACGGTGGTGCCCGCGCCCCTGCTGCTCGTCGCCGTCGGCCTGGTCGCCTCGTACCTGCCGGGCGTTCCCGAGTACACGCTGGACCCGCATATCGTCCTGCCGCTGATCCTGCCGCCGCTGCTGCACATCGCGGCCGTCGACAGCTCGTACCTCGACCTGCGGGCCAACATCAGGCCGATCGCCCTGCTGTCCGTCGGTTACACCCTCTTCGCGACCCTCGTCGTGGGGTGGGTGGCGCACCTGGTGGTCCCCGGCCTGCCGCTGACCGCGGCGCTGGTGCTGGGTGCAGTGGTCGCCCCGCCGGACGCGGTGGCGGCGACCGCGGTCGCCCGCAAGCTGCGGCTGCCCGGCCGGATCACCACGATCCTCCAGGGCGAGTCCCTGGTGAACGACGCCACCGCCATCACCGCGTACCGGGTGGCGCTGGCGGCGGCGGTCGGCGAGGGCATCACCTGGGGGGAGGGCGTGCTGATGTTCCTCGTCGCGGCGGCCGGCGGCATCGGCGTCGGCCTGGTGCTGATGGTGCCGATCCACTGGCTGCGGACCCATCTCGGGGAACCCCTGCTGCAGAACACCCTGTCCCTGCTGATCCCCTTCGTCGCCTACGCCGCCGCGGAGCACGTCCACGCCTCCGGCGTGCTGGCCGTCGTGGTCGTCGCCCTCTTCCTCGGACACCGGTCCTGGCAGGTGGACTTCGCCACCAGACTCCAGGAGGAGGCGGTCTGGCGGATGGTCGCCTTCATTCTGGAGTCCGCCGTCTTCGCACTGATCGGACTGCAACTGGCGCACGTGGTGCGGGGGCTCGGCTCGTTCTCGGTCCGGGAGGCCGCCTGGTACGCCGTTGTCGTCTTCGTCGTCGTGGTCGTGTCCCGCTTCGTGTGGGTCTTCCCCGGGACCTTCGTCCCGCGCATGCTGTCGAAGCGCATCAGGGAACGCGAGCCCGGGGTGGACTGGCGGACCCCGGTGATCGTCGGCTGGGCCGGCATGCGGGGCGTGGTGTCCCTGGCGATCGCCTTCTCCATCCCGATCCTGACGGCGGACGGGGAGCCCTTCCCGGCACGCAACCTGATCCTCTTCCTCACCTTCACCACGGTGATCGGCACCCTGGTCGTGCAGGGGCTCAGCCTGCCGGCGCTGATCCGCGCCCTGAGGCTCCCGGAGCGCGACCCGCGGAGCGTCACCCTGGCCGAGGCGCAGGCGCAGAGCGAGGCGTCCCGTGCCGCGGAGCAGCGCCTCGAGGAACTCGTCGCCGATCCGGGCAACGCGCTCCCGGAACCGCTGCTCGACCGGCTGCGCACGGTCCTGGAACGCCGCAGGAACTCGCCCTGGGAGCGTCTCGGGGCGGTCAACCCCGCCACGGGCGAGTCCGCGGACGACACCTATCGCCGCCTCACCCGTGAAGTGATCCAGGCCGAGCGCGAGGTGTTCGTGCGGCTGCGGGACGAACGGCGGATCGACGACGAGATGATGCGGGCGCTGCTGCGGCGGCTGGACCTCGAGGAGGCGGCCGCCTACCGTGAGGCCGCGGACTGA
- a CDS encoding UBP-type zinc finger domain-containing protein: MSECPHVLDLPRPEPAPLSDTCLACRAAGTHPVQLRICLTCGHVGCCDSSPGRHASHHSEQEGHPVMRTLEHGESWRWCFPDGSIV; encoded by the coding sequence ATGAGCGAGTGCCCGCATGTTCTCGACCTGCCGCGCCCCGAGCCCGCGCCCCTCAGCGACACGTGCCTCGCGTGCCGGGCGGCGGGTACGCACCCGGTACAGCTGCGGATCTGCCTGACGTGCGGGCACGTGGGATGCTGCGACTCGTCGCCCGGCCGGCACGCGTCGCACCACTCCGAGCAGGAGGGACATCCGGTGATGCGTACCCTGGAGCACGGAGAGAGCTGGCGATGGTGCTTTCCGGACGGTTCGATCGTCTGA
- a CDS encoding ATP-binding protein, which produces MSQIAGEPGTQDFVEVRLPAAGAYLSVLRTATAGLAARLDFTLDEIEDLRIAVDEACAILLQQAVPGSVLSCVFRLVDDSLEVTVSAPTTDGRAPERDTFAWTVLSALAGKVDSSVAEDRTVSISLYKQRGAGPGPA; this is translated from the coding sequence GTGTCCCAGATCGCAGGCGAGCCCGGGACTCAGGACTTCGTGGAAGTCCGGCTGCCCGCTGCGGGTGCCTACCTGTCCGTGCTGCGTACGGCCACGGCCGGCCTCGCGGCGCGCTTGGACTTCACCCTCGACGAGATCGAGGACCTGCGCATCGCGGTCGACGAGGCATGCGCGATCCTGCTGCAGCAGGCCGTGCCCGGATCCGTTCTCAGCTGCGTCTTCCGGCTCGTCGACGATTCCCTGGAGGTCACGGTCTCGGCCCCGACGACCGACGGACGCGCCCCGGAGCGCGACACCTTCGCCTGGACGGTGCTCTCGGCACTGGCAGGCAAGGTCGACTCCTCCGTGGCGGAGGACCGCACGGTCTCCATCAGCCTGTACAAACAGCGCGGCGCGGGACCCGGGCCGGCGTGA
- a CDS encoding RNA polymerase sigma factor SigF, producing MRDGDGPVRDEERIPGTPNGGRTAPAEPGGAPAGIPEQQARPHPVDERDGLPAAAEQKQAGGTSQAKHWQRAAMSEHEHDLKEHGHHAPNDRSEARSMFIALRGLPEGSPERAELRNQLVRMHLPLVEHLARRFRNRGEPLDDLTQVATIGLIKSVDRFDPDRGVEFSTYATPTVVGEIKRHFRDKGWAVRVPRRLQELRLALTTATAELSQQHGRSPTVHELAERLGISEEEVLEGLESANAYSTLSLDVPDTDDESPAVADTLGAEDEALEGVEYRESLKPLLEDLPPREKRILLLRFFGNMTQSQIAQEVGISQMHVSRLLARTLAQLREKLLVEE from the coding sequence GTGAGGGACGGGGACGGTCCGGTGCGCGACGAGGAGCGGATTCCCGGAACGCCGAACGGCGGGCGTACGGCTCCCGCGGAGCCGGGCGGCGCACCGGCGGGCATCCCGGAGCAGCAGGCCAGGCCGCACCCGGTGGACGAGCGTGACGGCCTCCCGGCCGCGGCGGAGCAGAAGCAGGCTGGGGGTACCTCCCAGGCGAAGCACTGGCAGAGGGCGGCCATGAGCGAGCACGAGCACGACCTCAAGGAACACGGGCACCACGCTCCGAACGACCGGAGCGAGGCGCGCTCGATGTTCATCGCGCTGCGCGGACTTCCGGAGGGTTCCCCCGAGCGCGCCGAGCTCCGGAACCAGCTGGTGCGGATGCACCTGCCCCTGGTGGAGCACCTGGCCCGCCGCTTCCGCAACCGCGGGGAGCCGCTCGACGACCTGACCCAGGTCGCGACGATCGGGCTGATCAAGTCCGTGGACCGGTTCGACCCCGACCGGGGCGTCGAGTTCTCGACGTACGCGACGCCGACCGTCGTGGGCGAGATCAAGCGGCACTTCCGCGACAAGGGCTGGGCGGTGCGGGTGCCGCGGCGGCTGCAGGAGCTGCGGCTCGCGCTGACCACGGCGACGGCGGAGCTGTCCCAGCAGCACGGCCGCTCCCCCACGGTCCACGAGCTCGCCGAGCGCCTCGGTATCTCCGAGGAGGAGGTCCTGGAGGGCCTGGAGTCCGCCAACGCCTACTCGACGCTCTCCCTGGACGTCCCGGACACCGACGACGAGTCCCCGGCGGTGGCGGACACCCTGGGCGCCGAGGACGAAGCGCTGGAGGGCGTCGAGTACCGCGAGTCCCTGAAGCCGCTGCTGGAGGACCTGCCGCCCCGGGAGAAGCGGATCCTGCTCCTTCGCTTCTTCGGCAACATGACGCAGTCGCAGATCGCGCAGGAGGTCGGCATCTCCCAGATGCACGTCTCCCGCCTTCTGGCACGCACGCTCGCACAACTCCGCGAAAAGCTCCTGGTCGAGGAGTGA